One window of the Camelus dromedarius isolate mCamDro1 chromosome 15, mCamDro1.pat, whole genome shotgun sequence genome contains the following:
- the RNASEH1 gene encoding ribonuclease H1 isoform X1 yields MTRLLEVAHRVVLAAVRCSGRGCHGLAMFYAVRRGRKAGVFLSWNECRAQVDRFPAARFKKFATEEEAWAFVRDSASPDGSEGQNKHVQESQVKADKRLREPWDEGEGENTEPCAKHVKQDVEPLPSGHRDTFSYMGDYVVVYTDGCCSSNGRRRARAGIGVYWGPGHPLNVGIRLPGRQTNQRAEIHAACKAIQQAKAQSISKLVLYTDSMFTINGITSWVPGWKRNGWRTSTGKEVINKEDFVELDRLAQDMDIRWPCEPGRGPLHREHAAPVTPRLQPWETLGRGGQTPHQVQV; encoded by the exons ATGACCAGGCTACTGGAGGTGGCGCACAGAGTCGTTTTGGCCGCCGTGCGCTGCAGCGGCCGCGGCTGCCACGGGCTCGCCATGTTCTATGCCGTGAGGAGAGGCCGCAAGGCCGGGGTCTTCCTGAGCTG GAACGAATGCAGAGCACAGGTGGACAGGTTTCCTGCGGCCAGATTTAAGAAATTCGCCACAGAAGAGGAAGCCTGGGCCTTTGTCAGAGACTCTGCGAGCCCGGATGGCTCAGAAG GGCAGAATAAACACGTTCAGGAATCTCAAGTGAAAGCAGACAAGCGACTCCGTGAGCCCTGGGATGAAGGTGAAGGTGAAAACACAGAGCCATGTGCAAAGCACGTGAAACAGGATGTGGAGCCGCTGCCTTCAGGTCACAGAGACACGTTTTCTTATATGG GGGACTATGTTGTCGTCTACACTGACGGTTGCTGCTCTAGCAATGGGCGGAGGAGGGCTCGAGCAGGGATCGGTGTTTACTGGGGGCCAGGCCATCCTTT AAATGTAGGAATTAGACTTCCTGGGCGACAAACAAATCAAAGAGCCGAAATTCAT GCAGCCTGCAAAGCCATCCAGCAGGCAAAGGCTCAGAGCATCAGCAAGCTGGTCCTCTACACGGACAGCATGTTCACCATCAATG GAATCACCAGCTGGGTTCCAGGCTGGAAGAGGAACGGGTGGAGGACGAGCACCGGGAAGGAGGTGATCAACAAGGAGGACTTCGTGGAGCTGGACAGACTGGCCCAGGACATGGACATTCGCTGG ccatgtgagccTGGAAGAGGCCCCCTGCACAGAGAGCATGCAGCTCCAGTGACACCGCGACTGCAGCCTTGGGAGACCCTGGGCAGAGGCGGTCAGACTCCCCACCAAGTGCAGGTATGA
- the RNASEH1 gene encoding ribonuclease H1 isoform X2 has product MTRLLEVAHRVVLAAVRCSGRGCHGLAMFYAVRRGRKAGVFLSWNECRAQVDRFPAARFKKFATEEEAWAFVRDSASPDGSEGQNKHVQESQVKADKRLREPWDEGEGENTEPCAKHVKQDVEPLPSGHRDTFSYMGDYVVVYTDGCCSSNGRRRARAGIGVYWGPGHPLNVGIRLPGRQTNQRAEIHAACKAIQQAKAQSISKLVLYTDSMFTINGITSWVPGWKRNGWRTSTGKEVINKEDFVELDRLAQDMDIRWMHVPGHSGFIGNEEADRLAREGAKQPGD; this is encoded by the exons ATGACCAGGCTACTGGAGGTGGCGCACAGAGTCGTTTTGGCCGCCGTGCGCTGCAGCGGCCGCGGCTGCCACGGGCTCGCCATGTTCTATGCCGTGAGGAGAGGCCGCAAGGCCGGGGTCTTCCTGAGCTG GAACGAATGCAGAGCACAGGTGGACAGGTTTCCTGCGGCCAGATTTAAGAAATTCGCCACAGAAGAGGAAGCCTGGGCCTTTGTCAGAGACTCTGCGAGCCCGGATGGCTCAGAAG GGCAGAATAAACACGTTCAGGAATCTCAAGTGAAAGCAGACAAGCGACTCCGTGAGCCCTGGGATGAAGGTGAAGGTGAAAACACAGAGCCATGTGCAAAGCACGTGAAACAGGATGTGGAGCCGCTGCCTTCAGGTCACAGAGACACGTTTTCTTATATGG GGGACTATGTTGTCGTCTACACTGACGGTTGCTGCTCTAGCAATGGGCGGAGGAGGGCTCGAGCAGGGATCGGTGTTTACTGGGGGCCAGGCCATCCTTT AAATGTAGGAATTAGACTTCCTGGGCGACAAACAAATCAAAGAGCCGAAATTCAT GCAGCCTGCAAAGCCATCCAGCAGGCAAAGGCTCAGAGCATCAGCAAGCTGGTCCTCTACACGGACAGCATGTTCACCATCAATG GAATCACCAGCTGGGTTCCAGGCTGGAAGAGGAACGGGTGGAGGACGAGCACCGGGAAGGAGGTGATCAACAAGGAGGACTTCGTGGAGCTGGACAGACTGGCCCAGGACATGGACATTCGCTGG ATGCACGTTCCTGGCCATTCGGGGTTTATAGGCAATGAAGAGGCCGACAGGTTGGCGAGAGAAGGCGCTAAGCAGCCTGGAGACTGA